One stretch of Juglans microcarpa x Juglans regia isolate MS1-56 chromosome 3D, Jm3101_v1.0, whole genome shotgun sequence DNA includes these proteins:
- the LOC121253891 gene encoding HMG-Y-related protein A-like produces the protein MATEENNNPPPAQPPPPAPSIPQYPEMIMAAIEGLNDKNGSNKSAISRYIESTYTDLPAAHSTLLSHHLSKLKQAGQLVLVKNNYMKPDPNAPPKRGRGRPPKPKAPLPPGTVVAPPRPRGRPPKPRDPFSPAPAPKSKKASSGSGRPRGRPPKKAKTAAASAAAPSDGPPRGRGRPPKVKPAVEPVGC, from the exons ATGGCTacagaagaaaataataaccctCCTCCAGCTCAACCTCCTCCCCCAGCTCCCTCAATCCCTCAGTACCCCGAG aTGATTATGGCGGCGATCGAGGGTCTCAACGACAAGAACGGCTCGAACAAGTCGGCTATCTCCAGGTATATTGAGTCAACTTACACGGATCTGCCGGCAGCTCACTCGACACTCCTCTCCCACCACCTCAGCAAGCTGAAGCAGGCCGGCCAGCTCGTTTTGGTCAAGAACAATTACATGAAGCCAGACCCCAACGCGCCTCCGAAGCGTGGACGAGGCCGCCCGCCAAAGCCCAAGGCGCCGCTCCCACCCGGAACCGTCGTCGCGCCACCCAGGCCACGGGGCCGTCCGCCGAAGCCGAGGGACCCGTTCTCGCCAGCCCCGGCACCCAAGTCAAAGAAGGCATCCTCCGGGAGTGGTAGGCCACGTGGCCGTCCACCCAAGAAGGCCAAGACGGCTGCGGCTTCAGCTGCAGCTCCGTCTGATGGGCCTCCTAGAGGGAGAGGAAGGCCGCCGAAGGTGAAGCCGGCCGTGGAGCCGGTTGGGTGTTGA